A single Elusimicrobiota bacterium DNA region contains:
- a CDS encoding ATP phosphoribosyltransferase produces MKKLKLGMPKGSLQESTIELFRKAGIRVNASDRSYFPSSDDDELEIMLVRSQEMASYVESGVFDAGLTGKDWIMESGAKVKEVCELLYAKSGFRPVRWVLCVPEGSSIKSVKDLQGKRIATEVVNIVKKYLAKNKVKAKVEFSWGATEAKAGRFVDAIVELTETGSSLRANHLRIIDELLTSSTRFICNQKAWADPWKREKIENMAILLQGALAAEGLVGIKMNLKEAHLAAVTSILPALRKPTISHLTEEGWVALEVIMPEKEIKKNIPALKRAGAEGIIEYPLNKIIY; encoded by the coding sequence ATGAAAAAACTGAAGCTGGGTATGCCGAAGGGCAGTTTGCAGGAATCCACTATTGAACTTTTTCGGAAAGCGGGTATCCGAGTCAATGCTTCGGATCGTTCTTATTTCCCGTCATCGGATGACGACGAATTGGAAATCATGTTGGTGCGGTCGCAGGAGATGGCGAGCTATGTGGAGTCCGGCGTTTTCGACGCGGGTTTAACGGGAAAAGACTGGATTATGGAATCTGGCGCTAAGGTAAAGGAAGTGTGTGAACTGCTTTACGCGAAGTCGGGGTTTCGCCCTGTGCGGTGGGTGTTGTGTGTGCCGGAGGGGTCTTCCATTAAATCCGTTAAGGATTTGCAGGGCAAGCGTATCGCCACTGAAGTTGTGAACATCGTGAAAAAATATCTTGCCAAAAACAAAGTCAAAGCCAAGGTCGAATTTTCTTGGGGGGCGACGGAAGCTAAAGCGGGGCGGTTTGTCGACGCTATTGTGGAGCTAACGGAGACGGGGTCTTCCTTGCGGGCGAATCACTTACGGATCATCGACGAGCTTTTGACCTCCTCCACGCGGTTCATTTGCAATCAGAAGGCTTGGGCCGATCCTTGGAAGCGTGAGAAAATCGAAAACATGGCCATCCTCCTTCAAGGGGCTTTGGCCGCTGAAGGTCTGGTGGGTATCAAGATGAATTTGAAAGAAGCTCATTTAGCCGCCGTCACCTCGATTCTCCCGGCGTTGCGCAAACCCACCATTTCTCATTTGACTGAGGAAGGCTGGGTGGCGCTTGAAGTCATTATGCCGGAGAAAGAAATTAAAAAGAATATCCCCGCGTTGAAACGGGCGGGAGCGGAAGGTATCATTGAATATCCGCTTAACAAGATCATTTACTAA